A stretch of Peteryoungia algae DNA encodes these proteins:
- the recA gene encoding recombinase RecA has product MAQNSLRLVEDKLVDKSKALEAALSQIERSFGKGSIMKLGANESVVEVETVSTGSLSLDIALGIGGLPKGRIVEIYGPESSGKTTLALQTIAEAQKKGGICAFVDAEHALDPVYARKLGVDLQNLLISQPDTGEQALEITDTLVRSGAIDVLVVDSVAALTPRAEIEGEMGDSLPGMQARLMSQALRKLTASISKSKTMVIFINQIRMKIGVMFGSPETTTGGNALKFYASVRLDIRRIGAVKDREEVVGNQTRVKVVKNKMAPPFKQVEFDIMYGEGVSKTGELVDLGVKAGIVEKAGAWFSYNSQRLGQGRENAKLFLRDNPAMAQEIEMALRQNAGLIAEKFLQNGGPDANDGDGADDA; this is encoded by the coding sequence ATGGCACAGAATTCTTTGCGGCTTGTAGAGGACAAATTGGTGGATAAAAGCAAGGCATTGGAGGCGGCGCTCTCGCAGATCGAACGGTCGTTCGGCAAGGGCTCGATCATGAAGCTCGGCGCGAACGAGAGCGTGGTCGAAGTCGAGACGGTCTCGACGGGGTCGCTCAGCCTCGACATCGCGCTCGGCATTGGCGGCCTGCCGAAGGGCCGCATCGTTGAAATTTACGGGCCGGAAAGCTCGGGCAAGACGACGCTGGCGCTGCAGACAATTGCCGAAGCCCAGAAGAAGGGCGGCATCTGCGCCTTCGTCGACGCCGAGCATGCGCTCGATCCGGTCTATGCCCGAAAGCTGGGTGTCGACCTGCAGAACCTGCTGATCTCGCAGCCGGATACCGGTGAACAGGCGCTTGAAATCACTGACACGCTTGTCCGTTCCGGTGCGATCGACGTGCTGGTCGTCGATTCGGTCGCAGCGCTGACCCCGCGCGCCGAAATCGAGGGCGAAATGGGCGATAGCCTGCCTGGCATGCAGGCCCGCCTGATGAGCCAGGCGCTGCGCAAGCTCACCGCTTCGATCTCCAAGTCGAAGACGATGGTGATCTTCATCAACCAGATCCGCATGAAGATCGGCGTCATGTTCGGTTCGCCGGAAACCACGACCGGCGGTAACGCACTGAAGTTCTATGCCTCGGTTCGTCTCGATATCCGCCGCATCGGTGCGGTCAAGGATCGCGAAGAGGTTGTCGGCAACCAGACCCGCGTCAAGGTCGTCAAGAACAAGATGGCACCTCCCTTCAAGCAGGTCGAATTCGACATCATGTATGGCGAAGGCGTCTCCAAGACCGGCGAACTCGTTGATCTCGGGGTCAAGGCTGGTATCGTCGAGAAGGCGGGCGCCTGGTTCTCCTACAATAGCCAGCGTCTCGGTCAGGGGCGTGAAAATGCCAAGCTGTTCCTGCGTGACAACCCGGCAATGGCCCAGGAGATCGAGATGGCGCTGCGCCAGAATGCCGGTCTGATCGCGGAAAAATTCCTGCAGAACGGTGGGCCTGACGCCAATGACGGCGATGGTGCCGACGACGCGTAA
- a CDS encoding SulP family inorganic anion transporter — translation MTEAILPKTVSVFKEGYGPAGFKADALAGLTVAIVALPLSMAIAIASGVTPDRGLYTAIIGGFLVSLLGGSRHQIGGPAGAFIVLVSATVASHGIDGLILATAMAGMMLIACGLLRIGIYIKFIPYPVTVGFTAGIAVIIFASQISELLGLRFPGGEPGPLAEKLSAIAAALPGFSPAAAAMAGLTVGVILLLRRYRPSWPGLLIAVVVASAASAALDLPVSTIGSKFGGIPSGLPMPALPHLSLDLAIAVLPDAIAFALLGAIESLLSAVVADGMTGRRHRSNTELVGQGVANIASALFGGICVTGTIARTATNVRAGGTSPVSGMLHAVFLLVFMLVAAPLAAYIPLAALAGVLAVVSWNMVEKSAIAALVRSSRGETLILAVTFLLVVFRDLTEGIVVGFSLAALQFIHHMSRNVRITPEKVESPLEEMDAETVTYRLDGAFFFGAVAAASAVLDRIADDHRNLVLDCHGIRFIDTSGVNLLAGVIRKAVRQDVQVYVISDRPEMQQMLLHHEVPEHGVHFVPSFDEARRQIAERGGSKDPS, via the coding sequence ATGACCGAAGCCATCCTGCCGAAAACCGTCAGCGTTTTCAAAGAAGGATATGGTCCAGCCGGGTTCAAGGCCGATGCCCTGGCCGGCCTCACCGTGGCCATCGTCGCGCTGCCTCTGTCCATGGCGATCGCCATCGCCTCGGGCGTCACCCCGGACCGCGGCCTATACACCGCAATCATCGGCGGCTTCCTCGTATCCCTGCTTGGCGGCAGCCGCCACCAGATCGGCGGTCCGGCCGGTGCCTTCATCGTGCTCGTCAGTGCCACCGTTGCAAGCCACGGCATCGACGGCCTCATTCTGGCCACCGCGATGGCCGGCATGATGCTGATCGCCTGCGGGCTCCTGCGGATCGGAATTTACATCAAGTTCATCCCCTATCCCGTGACCGTCGGCTTCACGGCGGGCATCGCGGTGATCATCTTTGCCAGTCAGATCAGCGAATTGCTCGGCTTGCGCTTTCCCGGTGGAGAACCCGGCCCGCTGGCCGAGAAGCTATCTGCCATCGCGGCTGCCCTGCCCGGTTTTTCGCCGGCCGCAGCCGCCATGGCCGGGCTTACGGTCGGCGTCATTCTGCTGTTGCGCCGCTACCGCCCGTCCTGGCCCGGCCTGTTGATCGCGGTTGTCGTAGCCTCGGCTGCGTCCGCCGCTCTCGACCTTCCCGTCTCGACCATCGGATCCAAATTCGGCGGCATCCCCTCCGGCTTGCCGATGCCGGCGCTGCCGCATCTTTCGCTTGATCTCGCAATCGCCGTGCTTCCCGATGCCATCGCCTTTGCCTTGCTCGGCGCCATCGAGTCCCTGCTATCGGCCGTCGTCGCCGACGGCATGACAGGCCGCCGGCACCGATCCAACACCGAACTGGTGGGCCAGGGTGTGGCCAATATTGCCTCTGCCCTGTTCGGCGGCATCTGCGTGACCGGGACGATCGCCCGAACGGCGACCAATGTACGCGCCGGTGGCACCAGCCCGGTTTCCGGCATGCTGCATGCTGTCTTCCTGCTCGTCTTCATGCTGGTCGCAGCGCCGCTTGCCGCCTACATTCCGCTCGCAGCCCTTGCCGGCGTGCTGGCGGTCGTCTCCTGGAACATGGTGGAGAAATCGGCGATCGCGGCTCTGGTCCGCTCCTCGCGCGGCGAAACGCTGATACTCGCCGTCACCTTCCTGCTCGTCGTCTTCCGCGACCTGACGGAAGGCATTGTCGTGGGCTTCTCGCTGGCGGCCCTGCAGTTCATCCATCACATGTCGAGAAATGTCCGCATCACACCGGAAAAGGTCGAGAGCCCGCTGGAGGAAATGGACGCGGAAACAGTGACCTATCGACTGGACGGGGCCTTCTTCTTTGGCGCCGTGGCGGCCGCGAGCGCCGTTCTCGACAGGATTGCCGATGATCACCGCAATCTCGTCCTAGACTGCCACGGGATCCGTTTCATCGACACCTCGGGCGTCAATCTGCTTGCCGGCGTCATTCGCAAGGCCGTCCGGCAAGATGTGCAGGTCTATGTGATTTCGGATCGCCCGGAGATGCAGCAGATGCTGCTGCATCACGAGGTACCGGAACATGGGGTGCACTTCGTCCCTTCCTTCGATGAAGCCCGCCGGCAGATCGCAGAACGCGGGGGATCTAAGGATCCGTCATAG
- a CDS encoding pseudouridine-5'-phosphate glycosidase produces MTRSISPLLPITYSSEVSAAKQRGAPIVALESTIITHGMPYPGNLQMARSVEDIVRQQGAVPATIAVIKGVLHIGLEPAELEALAQMEHVMKLSRADLAFAIAERRNGATTVAATMIAAYRAGIHVFATGGIGGVHRGAEETFDISADLEELARTAVIVVSAGPKAILDIPKTLEVLETRGVPVVTFDSEDFPAFWSRSSGLKSVLNLQSPAAIANFQKMRDQLGIDGGMLIANPVPESDEIPREEMEIYISRALANAERDEIAGKQVTPYLLDNIFHLTGGRSLKTNIALVENNARLAAEIAVAMNG; encoded by the coding sequence ATGACCCGTTCCATCTCTCCTCTCCTGCCGATCACCTATTCGAGTGAAGTCAGCGCCGCAAAGCAGCGCGGCGCCCCGATCGTGGCACTCGAATCGACCATCATCACCCATGGCATGCCCTATCCCGGCAATCTGCAAATGGCCCGCAGCGTCGAGGACATCGTCCGCCAGCAGGGCGCGGTTCCCGCGACCATCGCCGTCATCAAGGGCGTGCTGCATATCGGCCTCGAGCCGGCAGAGCTGGAAGCGCTGGCGCAGATGGAGCATGTCATGAAGCTCTCGCGCGCCGATCTGGCCTTCGCGATCGCCGAGCGCCGCAACGGAGCGACGACCGTCGCTGCGACCATGATCGCCGCCTATCGCGCCGGCATCCATGTTTTCGCCACCGGTGGCATCGGCGGCGTGCATCGCGGCGCGGAAGAGACCTTCGACATTTCAGCCGACCTGGAAGAGCTCGCCCGCACCGCGGTCATCGTCGTCTCGGCCGGCCCGAAGGCCATTCTCGACATTCCGAAGACGCTGGAAGTGCTCGAAACACGCGGCGTTCCCGTTGTCACGTTCGACAGCGAGGACTTCCCGGCCTTCTGGTCGCGCAGCTCCGGCCTCAAGAGCGTGCTCAACCTGCAGAGCCCGGCAGCCATCGCGAATTTCCAGAAGATGCGGGATCAGCTCGGCATCGACGGCGGTATGCTCATCGCCAATCCGGTTCCGGAATCCGACGAGATCCCACGCGAAGAGATGGAGATCTACATCAGCCGCGCACTTGCAAATGCCGAGCGCGACGAGATCGCCGGCAAGCAGGTCACCCCCTATCTGCTCGACAACATCTTCCACCTGACAGGTGGACGTTCGCTCAAGACCAATATCGCACTCGTCGAAAACAATGCGCGCCTCGCCGCCGAGATCGCCGTCGCCATGAACGGCTGA
- the alaS gene encoding alanine--tRNA ligase, with product MSGVNDIRSTFLDYFKTNGHEVVSSSPLVPRNDPTLMFTNAGMVQFKNVFTGLEQRPYTTAATAQKCVRAGGKHNDLDNVGYTARHHTFFEMLGNFSFGDYFKERAIELAWNLITKEFGIDRNRLLVTVYHTDDEAHGLWKKIAGLSDDKIIRIKTSDNFWAMGDTGPCGPCSEIFYDHGDHIWGGPPGSPEEDGDRFIEIWNLVFMQYEQITKDERVDLPRPSIDTGMGLERVAALLQGRHDNYDIDLFRALIDASVDLTGVKAEGERRASHRVIADHLRSSAFLIADGVLPSNEGRGYVLRRIMRRAMRHAQLLGAKDPIIYKLLPVLVQQMGRAYPELVRAESLISETLKLEESRFRKTLERGLTLLSDATATLDNGDSLDGETAFKLYDTYGFPLDLTQDALRGRGIGVDLTGFNDAMQRQKAEARASWSGSGDKATETVWFELKEKFGATEFLGYSSETAEGQVLAVVKDGKVVEHASAGEQVQIVVNQTPFYGESGGQTGDTGEIVGEGYSLDVTDTQKKGEGVFVHVATVQNGVVKAGGAVTLNVDHARRSRLRSNHSATHLLHEALREVLGTHVAQKGSLVAPERLRFDISHPKPISAEELKVVEEMANEIILQNSPVTTRLMAVDDAIAEGAMALFGEKYGDEVRVVSMGTALRGDKAGKAYSIELCGGTHVSATGDIGLVRLVGESTVGAGVRRLEALTGEAARAYLSEQDERVKTLASTLKVQPTDVVTRVEALVEERRKLEKELADAKRKLAMGGGAAGGADAPKQINGVNFIGRTLAGIDAKDLKGMADEAKAGLATAVVLLIAVAEDGKASAVVSVTPDLTDRFSAVDLVRIASAALGGKGGGGRPDMAQAGGPDGAEADAAIAAVEAALN from the coding sequence ATGAGCGGTGTAAACGACATCCGGTCGACTTTTCTCGACTACTTCAAGACGAACGGTCACGAGGTCGTTTCCTCCAGTCCGCTGGTGCCGCGCAACGATCCGACGCTGATGTTCACCAATGCCGGCATGGTGCAGTTCAAGAACGTCTTTACCGGACTGGAGCAGCGTCCCTACACGACGGCCGCGACCGCGCAGAAATGCGTGCGCGCCGGCGGCAAGCACAACGACCTCGACAATGTCGGATACACCGCGCGCCACCATACCTTCTTCGAAATGCTCGGCAATTTCTCGTTCGGCGACTATTTCAAAGAACGCGCGATCGAGCTCGCCTGGAACCTGATCACCAAGGAATTCGGCATCGACCGCAACCGCCTGCTGGTCACCGTCTACCATACGGATGACGAGGCGCATGGCCTGTGGAAGAAGATCGCCGGTCTTTCGGACGACAAGATTATCCGCATCAAGACCAGTGACAATTTCTGGGCCATGGGTGACACCGGCCCCTGTGGCCCGTGTTCGGAAATCTTCTACGATCATGGCGACCATATCTGGGGTGGCCCTCCGGGCTCGCCCGAAGAAGACGGTGATCGCTTCATCGAGATCTGGAACCTCGTCTTCATGCAATACGAGCAGATCACCAAGGACGAGCGGGTCGATCTGCCGCGCCCGTCGATCGACACCGGCATGGGCCTCGAGCGTGTCGCAGCGCTTCTGCAGGGGCGCCACGACAATTACGACATCGACCTCTTCCGCGCGCTGATCGATGCTTCGGTCGACCTGACCGGCGTCAAGGCCGAGGGCGAGCGCCGCGCCAGCCACCGGGTCATCGCCGACCACCTGCGCTCGTCGGCCTTCCTGATCGCCGACGGCGTGCTGCCGTCGAACGAGGGCCGTGGCTACGTGCTTCGCCGCATCATGCGCCGCGCCATGCGCCATGCGCAGCTTCTCGGCGCGAAGGATCCGATCATCTACAAGCTCCTGCCTGTTCTCGTGCAGCAGATGGGCCGCGCCTATCCGGAACTGGTCCGTGCCGAATCGCTGATCTCCGAGACGCTGAAGCTCGAGGAGAGCCGCTTCCGCAAGACGCTGGAACGCGGATTGACGCTTCTGTCGGATGCGACGGCAACCCTCGACAATGGTGACAGCCTCGACGGCGAAACCGCCTTCAAGCTCTACGACACCTATGGCTTCCCGCTCGACCTGACGCAGGATGCGTTGCGCGGTCGTGGTATCGGCGTCGACCTCACCGGCTTCAATGACGCCATGCAGCGCCAGAAGGCGGAAGCGCGCGCCAGCTGGTCGGGCTCCGGCGACAAGGCGACCGAGACCGTCTGGTTCGAGCTCAAGGAGAAGTTCGGCGCGACCGAATTCCTGGGTTACAGTTCCGAGACGGCCGAAGGCCAGGTTCTCGCCGTCGTCAAGGATGGCAAGGTCGTCGAGCACGCAAGCGCCGGCGAACAGGTACAGATCGTCGTCAACCAGACGCCGTTCTACGGCGAATCGGGTGGCCAGACAGGGGATACGGGCGAGATCGTCGGCGAGGGATACTCGCTTGATGTCACCGATACCCAGAAGAAGGGCGAAGGCGTCTTTGTGCATGTCGCGACCGTGCAGAACGGCGTCGTCAAGGCTGGCGGGGCCGTCACGCTGAACGTCGACCACGCGCGCCGCTCGCGCCTGCGTTCCAACCATTCGGCAACCCACCTCCTGCATGAGGCTCTGCGCGAAGTGCTCGGGACCCATGTGGCCCAGAAGGGCTCGCTGGTTGCCCCTGAGCGCCTGCGTTTCGACATCTCGCATCCGAAGCCGATTTCGGCGGAGGAACTGAAGGTTGTCGAGGAGATGGCCAACGAGATCATTCTGCAGAACTCGCCGGTCACGACCCGCCTGATGGCGGTCGACGACGCGATCGCAGAAGGCGCCATGGCGCTGTTCGGCGAGAAATACGGCGATGAAGTCCGCGTCGTGTCGATGGGCACGGCGCTGCGCGGCGACAAGGCTGGCAAGGCCTATTCGATCGAACTCTGCGGTGGAACACATGTGTCGGCAACGGGCGATATCGGCCTTGTGCGCCTGGTCGGCGAAAGCACAGTGGGTGCTGGCGTGCGCCGTCTCGAGGCGCTGACCGGAGAGGCGGCTCGTGCCTATCTTTCCGAGCAGGACGAGCGGGTAAAGACGCTCGCATCGACGCTGAAGGTGCAGCCGACGGATGTCGTCACGCGCGTCGAGGCGCTCGTCGAGGAACGCCGCAAGCTCGAAAAGGAGCTGGCGGATGCCAAGCGCAAACTCGCCATGGGTGGCGGTGCCGCCGGTGGTGCCGATGCGCCGAAGCAGATCAATGGCGTCAATTTCATCGGTCGCACGCTTGCCGGCATCGATGCGAAGGACCTCAAGGGCATGGCGGACGAGGCCAAGGCGGGGCTTGCAACCGCCGTTGTCCTGCTGATTGCTGTTGCCGAAGACGGCAAGGCGAGCGCCGTCGTGTCGGTGACACCTGACCTGACCGATCGTTTCAGCGCCGTCGATCTCGTGCGTATCGCTTCTGCCGCACTCGGCGGCAAGGGTGGCGGCGGACGGCCGGACATGGCCCAGGCCGGCGGCCCGGATGGTGCTGAGGCCGATGCGGCGATTGCCGCGGTCGAGGCAGCGCTCAACTGA
- a CDS encoding NADP-dependent isocitrate dehydrogenase, whose protein sequence is MSKIKVANPVVDLDGDEMTRIIWQFIKDKLILPYLDLDIEYYDLSVENRDATNDQVTVDAAHAIKKHGVGIKCATITPDEQRVKEFNLKEMWKSPNGTIRNILGGVIFREPIICKNVPRLVPGWTKPIVVGRHAFGDQYKATDFKFPGKGKLTIKFVGEDGEVIEKEVYNAPGAGVAMAMYNLDESIREFARASMMYGLMRKWPVYLSTKNTILKAYDGRFKDIFEEVYQAEFKAKFEEAGIVYEHRLIDDMVASALKWSGGYVWACKNYDGDVQSDTVAQGFGSLGLMTSVLLSPDGRTVEAEAAHGTVTRHYRQHQKGQETSTNSIASIFAWTRGLAHRAKLDDNTALANFAATLEKVCIDTVESGFMTKDLALLIGPDQPWLSTTAFLDKVDENLKKAMAA, encoded by the coding sequence ATGAGCAAGATCAAGGTAGCCAACCCGGTCGTCGATCTCGACGGCGACGAGATGACCCGCATTATCTGGCAGTTCATCAAGGACAAGCTGATCCTGCCCTACCTGGATCTCGACATCGAGTATTACGACCTTTCGGTCGAGAACCGCGACGCCACCAACGACCAGGTGACGGTCGATGCGGCCCACGCCATCAAGAAGCACGGCGTCGGCATCAAGTGCGCGACGATCACCCCGGACGAACAGCGCGTGAAGGAGTTCAACCTCAAGGAAATGTGGAAGAGCCCGAACGGCACGATCCGCAACATCCTCGGCGGCGTCATCTTCCGCGAACCGATCATCTGCAAGAACGTACCCCGCCTCGTTCCCGGCTGGACCAAGCCGATCGTCGTTGGCCGTCACGCCTTCGGCGACCAGTACAAGGCAACCGACTTCAAGTTCCCCGGCAAGGGCAAGCTGACGATCAAGTTCGTTGGCGAAGACGGCGAAGTGATCGAAAAGGAAGTTTACAACGCTCCTGGCGCCGGCGTTGCCATGGCGATGTACAACCTCGACGAATCGATCCGCGAATTCGCCCGCGCATCCATGATGTATGGCCTGATGCGCAAATGGCCGGTCTACCTGTCCACGAAGAATACCATTCTGAAGGCCTATGACGGCCGCTTCAAGGATATCTTCGAGGAAGTCTACCAGGCCGAATTCAAGGCGAAGTTCGAGGAAGCCGGCATTGTCTACGAACACCGCCTGATCGACGACATGGTCGCATCCGCGCTCAAGTGGTCCGGCGGCTACGTCTGGGCCTGCAAGAACTACGACGGTGACGTGCAGTCCGACACGGTTGCCCAGGGGTTTGGCTCGCTCGGCCTGATGACCTCGGTCCTGCTGTCGCCCGATGGCCGCACGGTCGAAGCCGAAGCTGCACACGGCACGGTCACACGCCATTATCGCCAGCACCAGAAGGGTCAGGAAACCTCGACCAACTCGATCGCCTCGATCTTCGCCTGGACCCGTGGCCTCGCCCACCGCGCCAAGCTCGACGACAATACGGCACTGGCAAATTTTGCCGCGACGCTCGAAAAGGTCTGCATCGACACCGTCGAGTCGGGCTTCATGACCAAGGATCTGGCGCTGCTCATCGGTCCCGATCAGCCGTGGCTCTCGACCACCGCCTTCCTAGACAAGGTCGATGAAAACCTCAAGAAGGCCATGGCCGCCTGA
- a CDS encoding carbohydrate kinase family protein produces MTVDILAIGGAHIDRRARILGDTKPGASNPGAWFEEAGGGVFNAACNLSRLGRAVRLIAPRGGDAAGQMVADAASRAGLEDQPVMFLDRATPSYTAILERDGNLVIALADMALYDAFTARRLKARSLRDSLALAGHVLTDANLPADTLTTLAASCHAAGKGISAIAISPAKVIKFRAALPHLSHLFMNGAEAEAIAGERPEGPEDWPALLRARGLRGGTVTSGSGPTIAFDPDGMALIEPLPLEKIADVTGAGDAFAAGFLDARLTGASLAEALRHGTASAAITLASLNATDENLSQERLASQLALVPAARFLS; encoded by the coding sequence ATGACCGTCGATATCCTGGCAATCGGTGGCGCGCATATCGACCGCCGCGCACGCATCCTGGGGGATACAAAGCCCGGCGCCAGCAATCCCGGCGCATGGTTCGAGGAAGCCGGCGGCGGGGTTTTCAATGCAGCCTGCAATCTCTCGCGTCTCGGTCGTGCCGTCCGCCTGATTGCTCCCCGGGGGGGCGATGCGGCCGGCCAGATGGTGGCTGACGCGGCCAGCCGCGCCGGCCTTGAAGACCAGCCGGTGATGTTCCTGGATCGGGCGACCCCGAGCTACACAGCCATTCTGGAGCGCGACGGCAATCTGGTCATCGCGCTGGCCGACATGGCCTTGTATGACGCTTTCACGGCACGGCGGCTGAAGGCGCGATCGCTGCGCGACAGCCTGGCGCTCGCGGGCCACGTCCTCACCGATGCGAACCTGCCGGCAGACACCCTGACCACGCTCGCGGCGTCCTGCCATGCGGCCGGAAAGGGCATATCCGCCATCGCCATTTCACCGGCGAAGGTCATCAAGTTCCGGGCAGCCCTGCCCCATCTCAGCCATCTCTTCATGAACGGAGCCGAGGCCGAGGCGATTGCCGGCGAGCGGCCCGAAGGACCGGAAGACTGGCCGGCTCTGCTGCGCGCCAGGGGCCTCCGAGGCGGGACTGTGACCAGCGGCAGCGGTCCCACGATCGCCTTCGATCCCGACGGCATGGCGCTGATCGAACCCTTGCCGCTGGAAAAAATCGCCGATGTGACCGGTGCAGGCGATGCCTTTGCAGCCGGCTTCCTCGATGCGCGCCTGACCGGCGCATCTCTCGCTGAAGCCTTGCGACACGGCACCGCCAGTGCCGCGATCACCCTCGCATCATTGAACGCAACCGACGAAAACCTGTCGCAGGAGCGGCTGGCAAGCCAGTTGGCACTTGTCCCAGCCGCCCGTTTCCTGTCATGA